The Deinococcus malanensis DNA window GAAAAGAGCGCGTAACAAAATGCATCCTCCTATGACTCATATGGAGAATTGGGTGTATCGGTTGCTTAGTGTTCAAAAAATACTTGACATATCGCATATTCTGGGGCTCAATGGGCCCTACGTCCGGCCATATGAGCCGGACCGGGAGGAACTATGAGCACATCGGCCGTCCCCTACCTCTTAATCGTCGGAAACGGTATGGTCGGCCACCTCTTGCCTGACGCTTTGCGGGCGTGGGCTGGTCTACAGGACCAGCATTTAACTGGGGCAGCTCGAAGGCGGCGTGGAGTACCTGCGTTACGTACTCATGGACGTCCGCCTGGGCCTGCGTGGAACTCGACGGGGCCATGCGTCAGCACATCAGCACCTGCCACGGCGAGTGGGCGACGCCGGCTGGCCCCGAACGGGTAGTGCGCTCTCACACGCAGATCCGACCCGCTGACCGGCACGACCTCAGGCCCCAGCCCATGGTGGCGGCACCAACTGAAGCCTGCATCCTTCCACGGAGAGATCCCATGACCCTGATTTCCGAGCTCAAATCTGCCCTATGTCCCACACTGCCCCCCGGGAAGTGCCTATGTGCCCTGAACGACATTCTTCCCGGTAAAGGCGTCTGCGGGCTGGCCGGCGGCCAGCAGAGCGCTGCACGGACGTGGGTTCACACTGGGCAACCGCGATCCGTTCGCGGGCGCCAACGTCCTGCCACGTGGTGCTGACCGGCAGCCCACATGCCAGTGGCACGCTGCGTCTCAAGGTCGCCTCGCTGCTGCTCAAGCACGCGCTCGACCTGGAAAGCGGCGTCAGCCTGGACGACGCGCCCGTGCGCGTACTGGTGTACGAGGCGCGCATTGACGGAGGTGAGGTATGGATTGGTTCGGAGGCTTGAGGGTCCTGAGTCTGGAGTCCCGCCGCTCGGAGGAAATGACCACCCTTATTCAGAAGTACGGTGGCGTGCCCACCGTGGCCCCGAGTATGCGCGAACAGAAGCTGGACCTGACGGCCGCCGTGTCTCATTTCGAGACGGACCTCCGTGCCGGGCAGATTCACACCGTGGTGTGCATGACCGGCGTGGGTACCCGGATATTCCTTCGGGACCTGCTGGCCCGTGACGCCAGCACCCTGGACGCCCTGAAAAACGTCCCGTTTATGGTGCGGGGGAGCAAGCCCGCGCAGGTGCTTCAGGACTTCGGACTCAGTGGCGTCAGCGTGCCGCGTCCGCACACCTGGCACGAGGTGCAGGACCACCTGGTCGGCGCCCTACAGCCAGAGCAGCACGTGGTCATGCTGGAATATGGCGACGCCCCCCCGGCCGCCATGCTTCGCTCGCTGGCACAGGCGGGTATCCGCGTGACCAGCGTCCCGGTGTATCGCTGCGTCTTTCCCGCCGACACGCTGCCGCTGGCCCGTGCCATCCGCGACACCGTGCTGTTCGGGCAGGACGTGCTGCTGCTGTCGAGTGGAACGCAGGTGCTGCACCTGCTGAAGTTTGCAGAGCGCCTGAAGCTGCGGGACGAACTGTGCGCGGCCCTTCACCGCATGGTGGTCGTCAGCATTGGACCTGCGTGCAGCGAGAGTGCCGGCGAACTGGGGGTGCGTATCGATCTGGAATGCAGTCCGCACAAGATGGGCATTCTGGTGCGAACAGCCGCCGAGCACGCGCCGGCACTGCTGCGCCAGCGCCTGGACCGGGTCAGCTGAGAAGACCACGGCCAACGGGCCGGGAACCAGCGGTAACAGGCAGGTCTCCAGCGGAACACCGCAGACCGGCATCGTTATGGACGCATCTCGCCTCCTGCCGCAAAGGGCGGCTCCCCTCGGGACGTCTGGGGCCGGTTCCGCTCTTCGTGCCCTTTTATCCTCGCGGACTTCCAGGCCTATAACGGGTTACCGGTGATGACCGTATGGGGCACCGGTCAGCCCCGGAGCAGCACGACGACTGTGGCATGAGGTGATCTCCCGACGCTCCCCGCTTCCTGCACTCCGTCAGTTCCAGCGATAGCTGCGGCTGGTTGCCCAGCGAGGATGGACATGAAGCCTGATTCGCTGGGCAAGGTCCCGCTGCCGCTCAGGGTTGACCAGCACGTTGGTTCCCCCCGCGGCGTTCCTCCAGGATCAATCAGTCAGCCGCCAGCTTGCGGTACTCCTCGGCCAGAAACGTCAGCAGCTGGTTGTAGTAGTGGTCGTCCGGGCTGACATTCGTCATGAAGGCGGCAGTGGTCAGCAGGCTACTCGTCTCCTCACTGAACATGTCAGGCGCCGCCGCTTTGAGGGTGTGAAGTTGCTTAAGCAGTGCAGCCCGGGTCTCCTCCTCCTGTGCCGGAGTACTCGGGGCCTGCCCCAGCAGCGCAAACACCGGTTGAAGGGGCGTGGGAAAGCCGGCTTCCACGTGCCGGAAGCCATCGTGTTCACGCCGGGCATTGAAGGTCTGACCGGGCTCTGCATCCGCGTGTTCCATAGGTCAGGATACGCAGCCGGAAGGCAGATCCGGGGTCAGGCGGCTTTCTCCCAGGTAATTTGGTGGACACAGGCTCAACAGGCGTCACGTTCAGGCCCTCATCGGCGAAGGATCCATGCAGTAGAGCAGCGGCCCGAAGACCGCCGTCGCCTGGTGACATGGGAGCCAGCGCGTCAGCGCGCGGGGCCGATGTACGGGAGAACATGCCCGAGATCCGCGAGGCGTGGTTTGCAGGTGTCCTCGACCGGTGTGTAGTACAGCGCCACCGGCCGCTGGCCCATTTTGATCACGCGGACCTCGTAGACGGCACGTGCGCACTCGGGCATGGTAGGGGGCGCGTTCTGAACCTGCATGGTCATGCGGCCGTCCGCAAAGCGGACTGTGCCGGAAGGAAACGGCGCGCGGGGCGCTGCGGTGCTCTCGGGCGTGGCCCCGAGTGCGAAGCTGCCGTCGGCGTTGTAGCGGATAAAGCCCATGTTGCCGGACGGGGCAAACAGCGGGTTGCCCTGATACTGCTTCCAGATGCCGGTGATGTCCGAAATTTTGGTGGCCAGCACGATACAGGGCACACTCCTGCCATTGACGCACGGAACCAGTGGGGTTCGTGGTGCACTGGCGCCCGGCGGCTGGGAAGGAGTCTGGACTGCTGAATTTTGGGCGACCGCGGACGGACCCACTGAGGTCTGGGCAAGGGTAGAGCCGCACAGAAGCACGCTGAGCATCAGGCACTTGTTCATGGTGGTCCTCCTGTCTCCGGAGACGTCTGCATTACATCCCCAAGAGGCCCCAGCCACAAGCTTTTTGTCGTGCCAAACGTCGTGCCAGGAGGCGGGATGACACACGACGGGGGCTTCGGGCGGTGGGTCTATGCGCGGCGCCGCGAGCTGGGCGTCACGCAGAAGAAGCTGGCGCGGCTGGTCGGCTGCTCGCCGGTCACCATCCAGAAGATCGAGGAAGGCCGCCGGCGTCCATCGCCTCACTTGGCCGAAGCCCTGGCCACGCACCTGGACATCACCGCAGACCATCACGGGCTGTTTCTGGAAGCCGCGCGCCAGCCCTCTCCGGTCGAACGGACGCCCGCGCCACCCGGGCGGACACCAGTCGTGCCGGTTCCGGTCACCCCGCTGCTGGGACGCGATCACGAACGGGTAGCCCTGACGGACCTGCTGGTCCAGACCCCGCGGCGGCTGGTGACCCTCACGGGCTCGCCCGGTGTCGGCAAGTCCCGTCTGGCGGAGGAACTGGCGCACGACCTGCTGGCCGCTTTCGACGAGGTGCAGTTCACCGGCCTGGCCGCACTGACCAGCCCAGGTCAGGTCTGGCCGGATGTCGCACGCGGCTTCGGTCTGTCAGGAGGCTCCGGGCCACTGCTCGACCGGCTGGGCACCCGGCTGGGGGAGGGCCGGGTGCTGCTGGTGCTGGACAATTTCGAGCACCTGATGGACGCTGCCCCGGGCGTGACGGCGCTGCTCGAGCGCGCAGCCGGGTTGCGCGTGCTGGTGACCAGCCGCGAGGCGCTCCGGGTCAGCGGGGAGCAGGTCTGGCCGCTGGCGCCCTTGCCACTTCCTGGCCTTGACGACGCTTGCTCTGACATCAGCCGGAATCCGGCGGTCGCGCTGTTCATGGAACGTGCCACCGCCGTCTGGCCCGGTTTCAGGCTGGAGCCGGGAAACACCGGGCAGGTGGCAGACCTCTGCCGGAAGCTCGATGGCCTGCCCCTGGCGCTGGAACTGGCCGCAGGACAGGTGGGCATCCTGAGCGTCGAGGAACTTCACGCGGAACTGCAGACCGCGTTGCTGCTGCGCCTGGGTGGCGGCCCCGTAGACCGCCCGAGCGGCAGCGCAGCGTTCTGGCCGCCATCGCCTGGAGCTACGAACGGTTTTCTCCCGCACTGCAGGCTGGACTGCAGCATTTGGGTATCTTCTCGGGCGGGTTCACGGCCACAGTAGCCGAGGCCCTGGGTGTGATCCGGCCGGAACTTGATGCCCTAGTGCGGGTCAATCTGGTACAGCGGGACGGCTCAGGCGGCCGGTATGAACTGCTGGAGACCGTGCGGGCGGTCGCGCTGGAGCAGCTGGCCGGATCGGGTGAGTCTGAAGCGGTTCATCTGGCACACGCCCGGTACTACCGGGAGGCGCGCGAGGGCTATGACTGGAACGAGTGGGCCTGGATGGCCGCCGAGGTCGGCAACCTCCGGTCCGCCCTCCGCTGGGCCATGGCCCGGCAGGAACCTGAACTTGCGCTGCAGCTCACGCTGGGCATGAGCTGGTTCTGGGAATCACGCGGTGATCAGCGTGAGGCCCTGTCGTGGTATGAGCAGGCGCTAGCGCTTCCCGGTGACCTTGATCCTCTATTGCGCCTGCGCGGTCTTTATGGGGCGGCCACGCCTGCCTGGCAGATGGGCCTGTTCGGCCGGGTTCAGGCCCTTCTTCAGGAGTGCCTGGATCTGGCACGGGACGGCGGATGGCCAGACTGGCAGGGGCGCGCCCTGATGGCACTGGGACGGGTCGCGCTGGAACAGGGTCACGCTACCCGGGCGCTGGACCATCTGCATCCCGGCCTGGAACTGGTCAGGCAGCATGGCGACGCCTTTGACCAGGTGGCCACGCTGTATCACCTGGCCGATGCCTCGCTGGCAGAAGGTCATCATGACCATGCTCGTGCGTACGCCGAAGAGGCCCTGGATCTGTGCTGCATTCATCCTGGTCTCTTCTGGCACCGGCTCGTACAAACCCTGCTGGGCGAACTGGCTCTCGCCCAGGGCCAGTTCGCCGAGGCCCGCGCTTACCTGGCGCAAGCCAATGACCAGTCAGGTCACTGGCGGTCTTCGTCCATAGTGCTGGCCGTTCAGGCGACCTGCTTCGCTGTACCCGGAGCAGATGAACAGGACCTGATGCACGCTGCCCGTCTGTGGGGAGCCATAGAAGCGCACGAGGACGCCAGGGCCCAACGATTTTCCGTGCCTTATCAGGCCCGGCTCGACCGGTATGTCCAGTCTGCCCAGGCCCGCCTGCCGAAGGCCACGTGGGACCGGGCCTGGGCAGAGGGACGTGAAATGGGACTGCAGGGAGCCGTGGTGGCGGCCCGCCCGCCGCAAGTGAGCCATGACCATCCGGAGGAGCAGTGTTGAGAAGCGTCGGTCTGGTGCACTGCGCCCTCGCTGGGATCGGTGCGTTCCGGGCCGAATGGGCTGAGGGTGGGACCTCCCAGTTCCCTGGTTCGTGCCTGAGGTAGGCAGGGGTCCGCTGACTGGGCGCAGCTGTAGCGCCGCGGCAGAACTGAGCCCGGCACCTCCGCTCAGGCGCTCTGGGCCTCTGCGGGAAGCGTCGGGGGCACCACCAGCGCACTGAGGGCCACGCCGCCCAGCCCGGCCATGACCGAGATGCCCAGCCACAGCTCCAGGCTGAGCTCACTCAGGCCCAGTACTGCCGCACCGCCGAGGTAAGGCGCCCATACCAGCATGGGCAGCAGAAAGGCGAAGCCCCGCAGCGCCCATGGCCGCGCCGGAGACGGTCTTAGGGCCACCAGAAACCCGTCCGCCACGAGGCCCGCCAGGAGCAGCAACAGTGGAACACGCCACTCTCCAGGCATCATCATCAAGCTCATCATCAGGGTATTCAGACCGTAGATGACCGTGACAGACCCGAAAGGCAGCTGGAAACGGCGCAGCAGCAGCAGGACCGGTGCGGTCATGATCAATGCGGTCAGCAGCACGCTGCCGAGGGCCCCACGCCCCTGGCCGGCACCGAAGGAGACGCTCAGCAGGCCCCACAGGTACATGTTCATGAACGACACCAGGCTGAGCAGGGCCAGGGTGGCCAGTACGCCCGTCCAGACCACCCCGGGGGGCGCCTTACGGGCCGTGGGCGTGCGCCAGGCAGACACCAGCGGGGCCGAAACGATGCAGGCGGCCCCCAGAAAGAGCACCAGATGGGTCGGCGAGAGCAGGGCCTCGACCCCGACCTCGATGCCGAACACGGTGTGCCAGGCCATATCCCCCAGTCCACCCAGGGCGAATACTGGCACGCCAAGCGCCGCCAGTTCATACCCCTGCGGCAAAGCCAACAGGCCCCGTCGGCCTGCGCGCCAGCCGCGTTGTCCCAGCCACCCCACCCAGGCCGCAACAGCTAGAAATCCTGAGTAGAACAGAGCATGCCAGGGTGTGAAGAACGTTTCCAACCGATCACCCAGGTGGTTATGGGCCCATCCGTCCACAAATAGACCCATGATCAGCCACCATGCCAGACCGATGGTGATCAGGTTCTGGGCAGGGGTGGTGCGGTATGGAACCCCGTTGTTCGCAGGGCGTGCGGCAGGTACCGTCGTGGTCATGGACCAGTGTAGGCATACCCGGCCGTGCAGGCAGCCCCAAAGTTGGGCGCGGCCCACCGTGGCCGCCATGTCGCAGCTTGCCCCTGAGGCTGCTCCCCGTCCAGGGGGTGCCTGTGCCCCGGTCTCAGCTCACCGCCGTGGAGACGCCGTCGTGTCGCGGCGGCCCTGGTTTTCCTGTACATATGGGTTTACCGGTTGCGGTATCTGGATCGGCACGACACCGTGGACCTGATCTCACCTGATGGTGAAGCGAGGTGATTGGGGTCCGCCGGCCCTATTTGTCCCAGCGGATGTCCGGATTCTCTCCTGCAGCAGGTGACCCGGTGGTGTCCTCATTTGTCAGGGAATCCGGGGCGCCGCCATCT harbors:
- a CDS encoding nitrite reductase (NAD(P)H) small subunit — encoded protein: MGSHWATAIRSRAPTSCHVVLTGSPHASGTLRLKVASLLLKHALDLESGVSLDDAPVRVLVYEARIDGGEVWIGSEA
- a CDS encoding uroporphyrinogen-III synthase, translating into MTTLIQKYGGVPTVAPSMREQKLDLTAAVSHFETDLRAGQIHTVVCMTGVGTRIFLRDLLARDASTLDALKNVPFMVRGSKPAQVLQDFGLSGVSVPRPHTWHEVQDHLVGALQPEQHVVMLEYGDAPPAAMLRSLAQAGIRVTSVPVYRCVFPADTLPLARAIRDTVLFGQDVLLLSSGTQVLHLLKFAERLKLRDELCAALHRMVVVSIGPACSESAGELGVRIDLECSPHKMGILVRTAAEHAPALLRQRLDRVS
- a CDS encoding helix-turn-helix domain-containing protein gives rise to the protein MTHDGGFGRWVYARRRELGVTQKKLARLVGCSPVTIQKIEEGRRRPSPHLAEALATHLDITADHHGLFLEAARQPSPVERTPAPPGRTPVVPVPVTPLLGRDHERVALTDLLVQTPRRLVTLTGSPGVGKSRLAEELAHDLLAAFDEVQFTGLAALTSPGQVWPDVARGFGLSGGSGPLLDRLGTRLGEGRVLLVLDNFEHLMDAAPGVTALLERAAGLRVLVTSREALRVSGEQVWPLAPLPLPGLDDACSDISRNPAVALFMERATAVWPGFRLEPGNTGQVADLCRKLDGLPLALELAAGQVGILSVEELHAELQTALLLRLGGGPVDRPSGSAAFWPPSPGATNGFLPHCRLDCSIWVSSRAGSRPQ